The following proteins come from a genomic window of Leptolyngbya iicbica LK:
- a CDS encoding SLATT domain-containing protein, giving the protein MGAAKKTDLIPQGFPKNLDWHTEQRWDSLVQLYEFVVQECGNAIHWYYSSKRAKSRMGYFLRAGSILAIAVAGVIPIIGEIYERSDGSPLLSPAWATVALALAALFVALDRFGGYTSGWVRYVRTAQRLTLLQADFRLNWEDYRFRCPQLTAEETREGILLCLTFLRNVNLEIQNETNAWAQEFQQALLEVDNLSKKPNSELS; this is encoded by the coding sequence ATGGGTGCAGCGAAGAAAACAGATTTGATTCCCCAGGGATTTCCCAAAAATCTCGACTGGCATACAGAGCAGCGGTGGGATTCTCTAGTGCAACTGTATGAATTCGTGGTTCAAGAGTGTGGCAACGCGATCCACTGGTATTACTCCAGCAAGCGGGCTAAAAGTCGCATGGGATATTTTTTGCGCGCGGGGTCGATTTTGGCGATCGCGGTTGCTGGGGTGATTCCCATTATTGGTGAGATTTATGAACGCTCCGATGGCTCACCGCTGTTATCGCCTGCGTGGGCGACAGTCGCGTTAGCCCTTGCGGCCTTGTTTGTTGCGCTTGATCGCTTTGGTGGTTACACCAGTGGCTGGGTTCGCTATGTCCGAACGGCGCAGCGATTGACCTTGTTGCAGGCAGACTTTCGCCTCAATTGGGAGGACTATCGGTTTCGCTGTCCGCAACTAACCGCCGAGGAAACCCGAGAAGGGATTTTGCTCTGTCTTACTTTTTTGCGCAACGTGAATCTGGAAATTCAAAATGAGACGAATGCCTGGGCGCAGGAATTTCAGCAGGCGTTGCTAGAAGTCGATAACCTGTCGAAAAAGCCGAATAGTGAACTTTCGTAA
- a CDS encoding metal ABC transporter permease — MSQVVVASALWDWLVEPFQYAFLVRAIWVSAFVGLVCAVLSCYITLKGWSLMGDAISHAVVPGVVVAYALNIPFAIGAFVFGFGATVAIGYVKSKTRLKEDAVIGIVFTGFFALGLVMITKIPSNVDLFHILFGNVLGISRSDIIQTLIAGCLTLIIILLRRKDLLLYCFDPNHAKAIGLRTGVMYYTLLCVLALTIVAALQTAGIILVIAMLVTPGSIGYLLSDRFDQMLLYSVGSSVFACVFGTYLSYHFDLSTGGTIVVVLTALFILAMFFAPKYGIVAQALRQRLHHSPDDEPQVVVDQS, encoded by the coding sequence GTGAGTCAGGTCGTGGTGGCGTCAGCCCTGTGGGACTGGTTAGTCGAGCCGTTCCAGTATGCGTTTTTGGTGCGGGCGATTTGGGTCAGCGCTTTTGTGGGACTGGTCTGTGCGGTGTTGTCCTGCTACATCACGCTGAAGGGTTGGTCGCTGATGGGCGATGCGATTTCCCACGCGGTGGTGCCCGGGGTCGTGGTGGCCTATGCGCTGAATATTCCCTTTGCGATCGGGGCGTTTGTGTTTGGCTTTGGGGCGACGGTAGCGATCGGCTATGTGAAATCCAAAACGCGCCTCAAAGAAGACGCGGTGATCGGGATTGTCTTCACCGGATTCTTTGCCCTGGGGCTGGTAATGATCACCAAAATCCCCAGCAATGTCGATCTGTTCCACATCCTATTTGGCAATGTGCTGGGCATTTCGCGCTCTGACATCATCCAAACCCTGATTGCTGGCTGCCTGACACTGATCATCATTTTGCTGCGCCGCAAAGATTTACTGCTCTACTGCTTTGACCCCAACCATGCAAAGGCGATCGGGTTGCGCACTGGGGTGATGTACTACACCCTGTTGTGTGTATTAGCGCTGACCATCGTGGCGGCCCTGCAAACAGCGGGGATCATTCTAGTGATTGCGATGTTGGTGACGCCCGGATCGATTGGGTATTTGTTGAGCGATCGCTTTGACCAGATGCTGCTCTATTCCGTCGGCAGCAGCGTCTTTGCCTGCGTCTTTGGCACTTATTTGAGCTACCACTTTGATTTATCAACGGGGGGCACCATTGTGGTGGTGCTGACGGCCCTCTTCATTTTGGCGATGTTTTTTGCCCCCAAATACGGCATTGTGGCCCAGGCATTACGTCAGCGACTCCACCACTCACCCGACGATGAGCCGCAGGTTGTGGTCGATCAATCCTGA
- a CDS encoding metal ABC transporter ATP-binding protein, whose amino-acid sequence MQTTVPPVPHLDISVDNVSVTYNNARLALYNASCTVEPGTITALVGPNGSGKSTLFKSIMGFLQPNQGRVRVGGLPVQKAQKRQLMAYVPQADEVDWNFPVSVYDVVMMGRYGYMNLLRMPSQKDRRLVMSSLERVGMVPYRDRQIGELSGGQKKRAFLARALAQEGKVILLDEPFTGVDVKTEKGMIDLLLQLRAEGHTILISTHDLASISTFCDRVILLNRTILAEGKTADTFTKENLEMTFGGLPITKLKQVFDAAEVRAS is encoded by the coding sequence ATGCAAACCACAGTTCCCCCAGTTCCCCATCTCGATATCTCTGTTGATAACGTCAGCGTGACGTACAATAACGCCCGCTTGGCGCTGTATAACGCCAGTTGCACTGTTGAGCCGGGCACGATTACAGCGCTGGTGGGACCCAACGGTTCAGGCAAATCAACGTTGTTCAAATCCATCATGGGATTTTTGCAGCCGAACCAGGGCCGGGTGCGGGTGGGCGGTTTGCCGGTGCAAAAGGCCCAAAAGCGGCAGTTGATGGCCTATGTGCCCCAGGCTGACGAAGTGGATTGGAATTTTCCCGTCAGCGTGTACGACGTGGTGATGATGGGCCGCTATGGCTACATGAATCTGTTGCGGATGCCCAGTCAGAAAGATCGGCGCTTGGTGATGTCAAGTCTGGAGCGGGTGGGCATGGTGCCCTATCGCGATCGCCAAATCGGCGAACTCTCGGGCGGTCAAAAGAAGCGGGCTTTTCTGGCGCGGGCGCTGGCTCAGGAAGGCAAGGTGATTTTGCTGGATGAACCCTTCACCGGGGTCGATGTCAAAACGGAAAAAGGCATGATTGACCTGCTGCTGCAATTGCGGGCCGAGGGCCATACGATTCTGATTTCGACCCACGATCTGGCGTCCATCTCGACGTTTTGCGATCGCGTCATTTTGCTCAACCGCACGATTCTGGCTGAGGGCAAAACCGCCGACACCTTCACCAAAGAGAACTTGGAGATGACCTTTGGTGGGCTGCCCATCACTAAGCTCAAGCAAGTGTTTGATGCTGCCGAGGTGCGGGCATCGTGA
- a CDS encoding sugar transferase, whose protein sequence is MPPNSPSSSITTSFAHGVCTVMLPPIFAVNEAIDFQAICRNVFQAQPDDLRQIALDFGATTFLDSSGLGSLVICRRLCEQHQIDMVLKEVGPQVMMVLTMTNLDKVFTIAQQRPAEDALPLPPRQLERQIRSTHPSVTSKAKRLMDIVGGLVGLGITAVLLVPIAIAIQIDDPGPIFFSQIRCSWMGRRFRIWKFRSMVVNAESLKKKVKNEVEGPLFKNENDPRVTRVGRFLRKTSLDEFPQFWNVLRGDMSLVGTRPPTPAEIAHYEIPAWQRLNVKPGLTGEWQVNGRSNIKKFEDVIRLDMKYQENWSLMYDVKLIIRTVLVLFTKQSGAA, encoded by the coding sequence CACCACCAGTTTTGCCCATGGCGTTTGTACAGTCATGCTGCCCCCCATCTTTGCGGTCAATGAAGCGATCGACTTTCAAGCCATCTGTCGCAATGTCTTTCAGGCTCAGCCCGATGACCTGCGGCAAATTGCGCTCGATTTTGGGGCGACGACCTTTTTAGACAGTAGCGGGCTAGGGTCTCTCGTGATCTGTCGTCGTTTGTGTGAGCAGCATCAGATCGATATGGTGCTCAAAGAAGTGGGGCCGCAAGTCATGATGGTGCTGACCATGACGAACCTCGATAAGGTTTTTACCATTGCTCAGCAGCGCCCCGCCGAAGATGCCTTGCCCTTGCCGCCGCGTCAACTCGAACGGCAGATCCGTTCGACCCATCCCTCGGTCACCTCGAAAGCCAAGCGTTTGATGGATATTGTGGGTGGCCTGGTGGGCTTGGGCATTACGGCGGTGCTGTTGGTGCCGATCGCGATCGCGATTCAAATTGATGACCCCGGCCCGATCTTCTTCAGTCAAATTCGCTGTTCTTGGATGGGTCGCCGCTTCCGTATTTGGAAGTTTCGCTCCATGGTGGTGAATGCGGAATCCTTGAAAAAAAAGGTCAAGAACGAGGTGGAAGGACCGCTGTTTAAAAATGAAAATGATCCGCGCGTCACTCGGGTCGGTCGCTTTTTGCGCAAAACCAGCCTCGACGAGTTCCCTCAGTTTTGGAACGTGCTGCGTGGGGACATGAGTTTGGTCGGGACCCGGCCCCCCACCCCTGCCGAGATTGCCCATTACGAAATTCCGGCATGGCAGCGCTTGAATGTGAAACCCGGACTCACGGGTGAATGGCAGGTGAATGGACGATCAAATATCAAGAAATTTGAAGACGTCATCCGCTTAGATATGAAATACCAGGAAAACTGGAGCCTGATGTATGACGTCAAGCTGATTATTAGAACCGTTTTAGTGTTATTCACTAAGCAATCCGGCGCGGCTTAA
- the rpsU gene encoding 30S ribosomal protein S21 — protein MTQVVVGENEAIESALRRFKRQVSKAGIFSEVKRRRHFETPQEKRKRKAVAQRKKRFR, from the coding sequence ATGACTCAAGTCGTTGTAGGTGAAAACGAGGCGATCGAATCGGCATTGCGGCGGTTTAAGCGCCAGGTTTCAAAGGCCGGCATCTTTTCAGAGGTCAAACGCCGTCGCCATTTTGAAACACCCCAAGAAAAGCGCAAGCGTAAAGCCGTTGCACAACGCAAAAAGCGGTTTCGCTAA
- the recJ gene encoding single-stranded-DNA-specific exonuclease RecJ: MPDQRWQIQPALKGEAKGLSQQLQLSPLVAQVLLNRDIETPAAAQEFLNPESLLLPSPLDEFPDLEPSIEILLQAIELGEKIAICGDYDADGMTSTALLLRALRYLGAQVDYAIPSRMQEGYGINTRIVEEFFADGVSVILTVDNGIAAVEPIAHARELGLTVIVTDHHDVPPEIPPAHAILNPKLIPPDSPYYGVAGVGVAYILAVCLAQAMGRIQDLTTPLLELFTLGTIADLAPLTGVNRRWVRRGLRLLPKSRLIGVQALIKVAGLGEENDTLKPEDIGFRLGPRINAVGRIGDPQVVIEMLTTDDVDVALQRALECEAANQQRREMCDRIEEEAIAWVEAQIADGSVDLVRDRVLLVLQPDWHHGVIGIVASRLVERYGVPVFICTYEDDEQKEIRGSARGIPEFQVFEALQSCHDLMIKFGGHKAAGGFSFLAKHLRQVKSRLVNFANQTLRVEHLKPLVTVDVRATFDQLTFALHDQLDQLHPCGIGNPDPVFWTPNVRVVEQRAIGQTKAHLKLTVADDANNQLAAIAWRWGTYCPLPDRLDIAYKLKLNEWQGNTTLQLELVGVRPPTSPTAVAQVATQNHAIRLTSPQPAQLPLTAAESTANPPAQPQAADRQSPSRLPESGRGTVQQTAAPTAAPAMSQADFYYSHRCYQVRTVQAGQSRQLEIQNPEGQVFVVSLPDRQGYLCVPGATAKPVDLSEPHYFNLLRAGLDALEIRQQTHLLLEKDELLADKDQHIATLTRQVELLQAQAGQASASAAQTEQLQALQAEVTAQATAMQHQEAHIETIKQTMHRPPPTLDPKAIKREVRDAVSDKVWFCLQTQSQKDLYAAYKQVALATADGSESPTADYSEAGLRLGQVVQREVVQPCFDDLQAFLQRQGQVALGHLPLGTAGKYSLALAVPLWADAWTTIAPTALTASQRPSDQQLYVASQATSQLSTSDRALLAAFLAQWDHPMSAWFQAHGDAAATYLDQIHQLHQLAAQSTQPLYLWAFEHMRDLVIGQPETSGLLQCIYG, translated from the coding sequence ATGCCCGATCAGCGCTGGCAAATTCAGCCTGCTCTTAAGGGGGAAGCCAAGGGACTCTCGCAGCAGTTGCAGCTTTCGCCCTTGGTCGCGCAGGTGCTGCTCAATCGCGATATCGAGACGCCTGCTGCCGCCCAAGAATTTCTCAATCCCGAATCCTTGCTGCTGCCTTCCCCGCTGGATGAGTTTCCGGATTTGGAGCCGAGTATCGAGATTCTATTGCAGGCGATCGAACTGGGCGAAAAAATTGCGATCTGTGGCGATTATGACGCCGACGGCATGACCAGTACCGCACTCCTACTGCGGGCCTTGCGATATCTGGGCGCCCAAGTTGACTATGCCATTCCTAGCCGCATGCAAGAGGGCTACGGCATCAACACTCGCATTGTTGAAGAGTTTTTCGCGGATGGGGTGAGCGTCATTCTCACGGTGGATAATGGCATCGCGGCGGTAGAGCCGATCGCCCACGCGCGGGAATTAGGGTTGACAGTGATTGTGACCGACCATCACGACGTGCCGCCGGAGATTCCCCCCGCCCACGCCATTTTGAATCCCAAATTAATTCCGCCAGATTCGCCCTACTATGGCGTCGCAGGCGTGGGAGTAGCCTACATTTTGGCGGTGTGTCTGGCCCAGGCAATGGGTCGCATTCAAGACTTGACCACGCCGTTGCTGGAACTGTTTACCCTGGGGACGATCGCCGATCTCGCCCCCCTCACTGGGGTAAATCGTCGCTGGGTGCGGCGTGGGCTGCGGCTGTTGCCTAAATCGCGGCTAATTGGGGTGCAGGCACTGATCAAGGTGGCGGGACTGGGGGAAGAAAATGACACCCTGAAACCCGAAGACATTGGCTTTCGGCTGGGGCCGCGCATCAACGCGGTAGGACGCATTGGCGACCCGCAAGTCGTAATTGAAATGCTGACGACGGACGATGTCGATGTAGCGCTGCAACGGGCTCTGGAATGCGAGGCGGCAAACCAGCAGCGGCGGGAGATGTGCGATCGCATTGAGGAAGAAGCGATCGCCTGGGTGGAAGCGCAAATTGCCGACGGCAGTGTGGACTTGGTGCGCGATCGTGTGCTGCTCGTGTTGCAACCCGACTGGCACCACGGCGTGATTGGCATTGTGGCGTCGCGGCTGGTGGAGCGCTACGGCGTACCCGTGTTCATCTGCACCTATGAAGATGATGAGCAGAAGGAGATTCGCGGCTCGGCCCGAGGTATTCCCGAGTTTCAGGTCTTTGAAGCGCTGCAAAGCTGTCACGACCTGATGATTAAGTTTGGCGGGCACAAGGCCGCAGGCGGCTTCTCCTTTTTGGCCAAGCATTTGCGCCAGGTCAAATCGCGGTTGGTCAACTTTGCGAACCAAACCCTGCGAGTCGAGCACCTGAAACCCTTGGTGACGGTGGATGTGCGCGCCACCTTTGACCAATTGACCTTTGCCCTGCACGACCAGCTCGACCAGCTGCATCCCTGTGGTATTGGTAATCCTGATCCCGTGTTTTGGACGCCGAATGTGCGCGTCGTGGAGCAGCGCGCGATCGGTCAGACCAAAGCCCATCTGAAGCTCACCGTTGCCGATGATGCGAATAACCAGCTAGCTGCGATCGCCTGGCGTTGGGGCACCTACTGTCCGCTGCCCGATCGCTTAGACATTGCCTACAAACTCAAGCTCAACGAATGGCAGGGCAATACCACCCTGCAGCTTGAACTGGTGGGCGTGCGGCCTCCGACATCGCCAACCGCAGTAGCCCAAGTGGCGACCCAAAACCACGCCATCCGCCTCACCAGCCCACAGCCGGCCCAATTACCGCTAACGGCAGCCGAGTCAACCGCGAATCCGCCAGCCCAGCCCCAGGCGGCTGACCGCCAGTCGCCGTCCCGTTTGCCGGAGTCAGGCCGGGGGACGGTTCAGCAGACGGCGGCTCCGACAGCAGCACCAGCCATGAGTCAGGCTGACTTTTATTACAGTCACCGTTGCTATCAGGTGCGGACGGTACAAGCAGGGCAGTCACGTCAGCTCGAGATTCAAAATCCCGAAGGGCAGGTGTTTGTGGTGTCACTGCCTGATCGCCAGGGCTACCTCTGCGTTCCCGGGGCGACGGCCAAGCCGGTGGATCTCAGCGAGCCCCACTATTTCAACCTGCTGCGGGCGGGGCTGGATGCGCTAGAAATTCGGCAACAAACGCACCTGCTGTTAGAAAAAGATGAGCTGTTGGCCGACAAAGATCAGCACATTGCTACATTGACGCGCCAAGTCGAACTGCTACAAGCCCAGGCAGGACAAGCCTCAGCCTCAGCCGCCCAGACCGAACAATTGCAAGCCCTGCAAGCGGAGGTCACAGCCCAGGCAACCGCTATGCAGCACCAAGAGGCACACATCGAGACCATCAAGCAGACCATGCATCGGCCACCGCCCACCCTCGACCCCAAAGCGATTAAGCGCGAGGTGCGAGATGCGGTCAGCGATAAGGTGTGGTTTTGCCTGCAAACCCAGAGCCAAAAAGACTTATACGCTGCCTACAAGCAAGTCGCATTGGCGACAGCTGATGGCTCGGAATCCCCCACCGCTGATTACAGCGAGGCCGGATTACGGCTGGGGCAGGTGGTGCAGCGCGAGGTGGTGCAGCCTTGTTTTGATGACCTGCAGGCCTTTTTGCAACGCCAGGGCCAGGTCGCTTTAGGCCACTTGCCCTTGGGGACAGCGGGCAAATATTCTCTAGCGTTGGCCGTGCCGCTGTGGGCCGATGCTTGGACGACGATCGCCCCCACCGCCCTGACCGCCAGCCAGCGCCCCAGTGACCAGCAACTCTACGTGGCCAGCCAGGCTACCTCCCAGCTCAGCACCAGCGATCGCGCTCTGCTCGCCGCTTTTTTAGCCCAGTGGGACCATCCGATGAGTGCTTGGTTTCAGGCCCATGGCGATGCCGCTGCCACCTATCTCGATCAGATTCATCAATTGCACCAACTTGCCGCCCAATCCACGCAGCCGCTGTATCTTTGGGCGTTTGAGCATATGCGCGACCTGGTAATCGGCCAGCCTGAAACCTCGGGTCTACTGCAATGCATTTACGGCTGA
- a CDS encoding metal ABC transporter substrate-binding protein: MAASLSLRGALIGSGLAIGVWLTGCGTTATAPSSSSQEAATTSETVAETTSETATKSKKQVLTTFTVLADMAQNVAGDKLDVQSITRIGAEIHGYEPTPSDIVKAQEADLLLYNGMNLERWFEQFLGNVEDVPSVLLTEGIEPIPIAEGPYTDKPNPHAWMSPRNALVYVENIRQAFVELDPDNADYYNANAAAYSEKLKAIDAQLTADLAQVPDDQRYLVSCEGAFSYLARDYGMKEIYLWPINAEQQFTPKQVQTVIEQVKANDVPTIFCESTVSDDGQKQVAQTTGARFGGNLYVDSLSTEEGPVPTFLDLLEYDARVIANGLLAGANVE; this comes from the coding sequence ATGGCAGCATCACTTTCTCTGCGGGGGGCATTAATCGGATCTGGACTCGCGATCGGGGTTTGGCTGACCGGGTGTGGAACGACTGCAACCGCGCCCTCCTCGTCCTCTCAAGAAGCTGCGACCACGTCAGAGACGGTTGCCGAGACCACATCAGAGACGGCCACTAAAAGCAAAAAGCAGGTTTTAACCACCTTCACGGTGTTGGCCGATATGGCGCAAAACGTCGCGGGCGACAAGCTCGACGTCCAGTCCATCACGCGCATCGGGGCCGAAATTCACGGCTATGAGCCGACCCCCAGCGACATTGTGAAAGCCCAAGAAGCAGATCTGTTGCTCTACAACGGCATGAATCTGGAGCGCTGGTTTGAGCAATTTTTGGGCAATGTCGAAGATGTCCCTTCTGTGCTCTTGACCGAGGGCATCGAACCGATTCCCATCGCCGAGGGGCCGTATACCGACAAGCCGAATCCCCACGCCTGGATGTCGCCCCGCAACGCGCTGGTTTATGTCGAAAATATTCGCCAAGCCTTTGTAGAACTCGACCCCGACAACGCCGACTATTACAACGCCAATGCCGCCGCCTATAGCGAAAAGTTGAAAGCGATCGACGCGCAACTCACCGCTGATTTGGCGCAAGTGCCCGATGACCAGCGCTATCTCGTGAGTTGCGAAGGGGCGTTCTCCTACCTGGCGCGAGACTACGGCATGAAGGAAATTTACCTGTGGCCGATTAACGCCGAACAGCAATTCACCCCCAAGCAGGTGCAGACCGTCATTGAGCAGGTCAAAGCTAACGACGTGCCCACCATCTTTTGCGAAAGCACGGTCAGCGACGACGGCCAAAAGCAAGTGGCCCAAACCACCGGGGCCCGGTTTGGCGGCAACCTCTACGTCGATTCCCTTTCCACAGAGGAAGGTCCCGTGCCGACCTTTCTAGACCTATTGGAATACGATGCCCGCGTGATTGCGAACGGGTTGTTGGCAGGGGCAAATGTGGAGTAG
- a CDS encoding FAD-dependent monooxygenase, producing MIATPTTKRYRNCREATLPRSISMGRKIIIVGAGPAGIALAYLLATRGIAVTLIEQEVQFDRVFRGEGLMPAGVQALIDMGLGDCLSQIPHRPLDAWDFVIDGQRRMRVVEPWPPNGSPPTHIIHQSALLAAIAERTQPLGNFQFYPGWQVQTLLRQANRIIGVTASHNGQTREFSGDLVIAADGRYSRLRQLAGLPLQPAETQFDVLWFKLPAPAEMLCETVFTVCLQRQRQFAFYPSWDERLQIGWIVEKGAGKRQRDRDWIAEFVPALPPKLAAHFDQHRSELVGPIFLDVIVGCAPLWSAPGLLLMGDAAHPMAPNRAQGINMAFRDAIAIANHLVPWCQQGGHTDTLTECLTAIQTERQPEITTVQQLQLEEWEKIALITASPLTYQPFKGLATALGRLGITQAAWLYQQRYLRYGSTPVLLKV from the coding sequence TTGATCGCCACACCGACGACCAAGCGATACCGTAATTGCAGAGAAGCCACACTGCCAAGGTCAATTTCGATGGGTCGAAAAATTATTATTGTCGGGGCTGGTCCCGCCGGTATCGCCCTGGCTTATCTCCTCGCAACGCGGGGGATTGCGGTCACGTTAATTGAGCAAGAAGTCCAGTTCGATCGCGTCTTTCGGGGCGAAGGGTTGATGCCCGCGGGCGTGCAGGCACTCATCGATATGGGATTGGGGGATTGCTTGTCCCAGATTCCCCACCGGCCGCTCGACGCCTGGGATTTTGTCATCGACGGGCAACGACGGATGCGCGTAGTGGAGCCCTGGCCCCCCAACGGTTCACCCCCCACCCACATCATTCATCAGTCGGCATTGCTGGCGGCGATCGCTGAACGGACTCAACCCCTGGGCAATTTTCAGTTTTATCCCGGCTGGCAAGTGCAAACTCTATTGCGACAAGCGAATCGCATCATTGGTGTGACGGCCAGCCACAACGGCCAGACCCGAGAGTTCTCAGGCGACTTGGTGATTGCTGCCGATGGCCGTTATTCTCGGCTGCGTCAACTCGCAGGGCTGCCTCTCCAGCCAGCCGAGACGCAATTTGACGTGCTGTGGTTTAAGCTGCCCGCCCCTGCCGAAATGCTCTGCGAAACGGTGTTTACCGTCTGCCTGCAACGCCAGCGCCAGTTTGCGTTTTATCCCTCTTGGGATGAGCGGTTGCAAATTGGCTGGATTGTCGAAAAGGGAGCCGGGAAACGGCAGCGCGATCGCGACTGGATTGCTGAATTCGTTCCTGCCTTACCGCCCAAACTGGCCGCCCATTTTGACCAACACCGCTCGGAATTGGTGGGCCCGATCTTCCTCGATGTCATCGTGGGCTGTGCGCCCCTGTGGTCAGCACCAGGGCTGTTGCTCATGGGTGATGCCGCTCACCCCATGGCGCCCAACCGCGCCCAAGGCATCAATATGGCCTTTCGAGATGCGATCGCGATCGCCAATCATCTGGTGCCCTGGTGTCAGCAAGGTGGGCACACTGATACTCTTACCGAATGCCTGACCGCGATTCAAACCGAGCGTCAGCCCGAAATCACCACGGTGCAGCAGCTCCAGCTCGAAGAGTGGGAAAAAATCGCTCTCATTACCGCTTCCCCCCTGACCTATCAGCCCTTCAAAGGGTTAGCCACCGCCTTGGGACGCCTGGGTATCACCCAAGCTGCCTGGCTCTACCAGCAGCGATATCTCCGCTATGGCTCCACCCCGGTGCTCCTAAAAGTTTAG
- a CDS encoding SIMPL domain-containing protein, which produces MAPMMTPPAIAQEAAMRVLTVTGQGEDRIETSIAQVSLGVEVEADTAEAAQAEAAQRSTAVVALLRDRNVGQLQTTGIQLNPQYRNFDNQRALTGYTATNTVSFEMPIDAVGALLDDAVTAGATRIQGVSFRASDAAIEAARNVALQRAVADAQTQAQVVLGTLDFNAEEIVSIQINGAAPPMPIPQPRLAAADSLAASTPVIGGEQTINATVTLQIRY; this is translated from the coding sequence ATGGCCCCGATGATGACGCCCCCCGCGATCGCTCAGGAAGCTGCGATGAGAGTATTGACCGTGACTGGCCAGGGCGAAGACCGAATTGAAACGTCGATTGCTCAGGTCAGTTTGGGGGTCGAAGTCGAGGCTGACACGGCCGAAGCTGCCCAGGCAGAAGCCGCCCAACGGTCAACGGCGGTGGTGGCCTTGCTTCGCGATCGCAATGTCGGGCAATTGCAAACCACCGGCATCCAGCTCAATCCCCAATATCGCAACTTCGACAATCAGCGCGCCCTCACGGGATACACCGCCACCAATACCGTCAGCTTTGAAATGCCCATTGATGCTGTGGGCGCTCTGCTGGATGACGCGGTGACAGCGGGGGCGACCCGCATTCAAGGGGTGAGCTTCCGCGCCAGCGATGCCGCGATCGAGGCGGCGCGCAATGTGGCTTTACAACGGGCGGTTGCTGATGCTCAGACTCAAGCCCAAGTGGTGTTGGGCACGCTAGACTTCAACGCCGAAGAAATCGTCAGCATTCAAATCAACGGCGCGGCTCCCCCGATGCCCATCCCGCAACCTCGGTTGGCAGCAGCGGACTCTCTAGCGGCATCTACGCCTGTGATTGGCGGCGAGCAAACGATCAACGCGACCGTCACGTTGCAAATCCGCTACTAA
- the acsF gene encoding magnesium-protoporphyrin IX monomethyl ester (oxidative) cyclase, whose amino-acid sequence MVDSLKKPELQEELRPGVKTPTKDTILTPRFYTTDFDEMAEMDISVNEDELQAILEEFREDYNRHHFIRDEEFEQSWEHIDGETRQLFIEFLERSCTAEFSGFLLYKELGRRLKDKSPVLAECFNLMSRDEARHAGFLNKAMSDFSLQLDLGFLTKSKKYTFFKPKFIFYATYLSEKIGYWRYIKIFRHLDSHPENRIYPIFRFFENWCQDENRHGDFFAALMKSQPQFLNDWRAKLWCRFFLLSVFATMYLNDLQRKDFYAAIGLDARTYDIEVIRDTNESAARVFPIILNVDHPEFFKALDKSAEANTKLVAAGQGDQPAALKFLKRLPHIATIGGQMIRLYFMKPIDAEQMRGIVR is encoded by the coding sequence ATGGTAGATTCCCTTAAAAAGCCAGAATTACAAGAAGAATTACGCCCTGGGGTTAAGACGCCTACTAAGGACACTATCCTGACCCCCCGGTTTTACACCACCGACTTTGATGAAATGGCCGAAATGGATATTTCGGTCAACGAAGACGAACTCCAAGCCATTCTTGAAGAGTTCCGTGAAGACTACAACCGTCATCACTTCATCCGTGATGAAGAGTTTGAGCAGTCTTGGGAGCACATCGACGGCGAAACCCGTCAACTCTTCATTGAGTTTCTTGAGCGTTCTTGCACCGCTGAGTTTTCCGGCTTTTTGCTTTATAAAGAGCTAGGCCGTCGCCTCAAAGACAAGAGCCCCGTTTTAGCGGAATGCTTTAACCTCATGTCGCGAGATGAAGCGCGTCACGCTGGCTTTTTGAACAAAGCCATGTCGGACTTTAGTCTGCAACTCGACTTGGGCTTTTTGACCAAGAGCAAGAAGTACACCTTCTTCAAGCCGAAGTTCATCTTTTACGCAACTTACCTGTCTGAGAAGATTGGCTACTGGCGTTACATCAAGATTTTCCGTCACCTGGATTCACATCCTGAGAATCGGATTTATCCGATCTTCCGGTTCTTTGAAAACTGGTGTCAGGACGAGAACCGCCACGGTGACTTCTTCGCCGCTTTGATGAAGTCACAACCCCAGTTTTTGAATGACTGGCGGGCCAAGTTGTGGTGTCGCTTCTTCTTACTGTCGGTCTTTGCGACGATGTATCTCAATGACTTGCAGCGTAAGGACTTTTACGCGGCGATCGGGTTAGATGCTCGCACCTACGATATCGAGGTCATTCGCGATACTAACGAGAGCGCGGCTCGGGTCTTCCCCATCATTTTGAATGTGGATCATCCGGAGTTCTTTAAGGCGCTGGATAAGAGTGCCGAGGCCAACACGAAACTCGTGGCCGCTGGACAAGGCGATCAGCCTGCTGCACTCAAGTTCTTAAAGCGCTTGCCGCACATCGCGACCATTGGTGGTCAAATGATTCGGCTTTACTTCATGAAGCCGATCGATGCTGAACAGATGCGTGGTATCGTCCGCTAG